A DNA window from Methylocystis heyeri contains the following coding sequences:
- a CDS encoding heavy metal translocating P-type ATPase, which produces MSATEDAAATQSAPADRLGFEVRGMTCASCVAHVEKALKNTEGVTGASVNLATERVEVALRPGTKAAGIAQAVAEAGYEPVIETIEIGVGGMTCASCVSHVEKALRATPGVIEANVNLATERATVRALKGPGLIEKLSRAISEAGYEPIPEKAAPQGDAKEEESRALSRRLLAAAVLTTPVFALEMGAHVIPGAHEWIAANIGHMTALYVSFVLTTLILAGPGRPFYARGLPALLRGTPDMNSLVATGTGAAYLYSVVATFWPSLLPAGAANVYYESACVIVTLILFGRFLEARAKGRTSDAIRALARLQPRIAHVERDGQPLDIATEDVRVGDIVLVRPGERIPTDGVVVSGESHVDESMMTGEPAPVAKRQGATVTGATVNTTGAFAFRATRVGADTFLAGVIRMVEQAQGAKLPIQALADKVTGVFVPVVLAIAAATFAIWMLIGPEPRLSYALVNAVSVLIIACPCAMGLATPAAIMTGTGRAAELGVLFRKGEALQTLRDVALIAFDKTGTVTLGKPQLTDFVTAPKAKKDKVLALVASVEALSEHPLARALVEAAKAQGLAVSPCSKFVSVPGMGVSGVVGKKKIAVGAARYMDSLRFDAGIFAAEASRLSAEGKTPLYAAVDGAVAALLCVADAVKPTSADAIAALHDMGVASAMITGDAEKPAQAIAARVGIDRVIAGVLPDGKVESLKRLRQDKKIAFVGDGVNDAPALAAADAGIAIGAGADVAIEAADVVLMSGDLAKVPAALAISRATMRNIAQNLFWAFAYNVILIPVAAGALYPVNGTLLSPMLGAGAMALSSVFVISNALRLRRFQPPHVGPDLTHISRIESPEPKKEEENQMSATFDVKEMSCGNCVKHVTKAVQAAQPGAEVKVDLATGKVEVSPAPKDPEALAQIITDAGYPAKLSQ; this is translated from the coding sequence ATGTCCGCCACAGAAGACGCCGCCGCTACGCAGTCCGCGCCCGCCGACAGGCTAGGGTTTGAAGTGCGCGGGATGACCTGCGCCTCATGCGTGGCCCATGTGGAAAAAGCCCTGAAGAACACCGAAGGCGTGACGGGCGCCAGCGTGAATCTGGCGACCGAACGCGTCGAGGTCGCGCTCAGGCCGGGAACCAAAGCCGCCGGCATCGCGCAAGCCGTCGCCGAAGCGGGCTATGAGCCCGTAATCGAAACGATCGAGATCGGCGTGGGCGGCATGACCTGCGCCTCATGCGTCTCCCATGTAGAGAAGGCGCTGCGCGCTACGCCGGGCGTCATCGAGGCGAACGTCAATCTCGCGACCGAGCGGGCGACGGTGCGTGCGCTCAAGGGCCCTGGACTGATCGAAAAGCTGAGCCGCGCCATATCCGAGGCCGGCTATGAGCCGATCCCGGAGAAGGCCGCCCCCCAGGGCGACGCCAAGGAAGAGGAAAGCCGCGCCCTGTCGCGACGGCTTCTCGCCGCCGCCGTTCTGACGACCCCTGTTTTCGCCCTGGAGATGGGCGCGCATGTCATACCCGGCGCGCATGAATGGATCGCCGCCAATATCGGCCACATGACGGCGCTTTATGTTTCCTTCGTCCTCACGACTCTGATCCTGGCCGGCCCCGGCAGGCCGTTCTACGCCAGGGGCTTGCCCGCCCTGCTGCGGGGAACGCCGGATATGAACAGCCTCGTCGCGACCGGCACGGGCGCAGCCTATCTCTATTCGGTCGTCGCCACTTTCTGGCCCTCGCTGCTGCCGGCCGGCGCCGCCAATGTCTATTATGAATCCGCCTGCGTCATCGTCACGCTGATCCTCTTCGGGCGGTTTCTGGAAGCTCGCGCCAAAGGCCGCACTTCGGACGCGATTCGGGCGCTGGCCCGGCTGCAGCCGCGCATCGCCCATGTGGAGCGCGACGGACAGCCGCTGGACATCGCCACCGAGGACGTCCGCGTCGGCGACATCGTTCTGGTGCGGCCCGGGGAGAGAATCCCGACCGACGGCGTGGTCGTGAGCGGCGAGTCCCATGTCGACGAATCGATGATGACGGGCGAACCCGCGCCCGTCGCCAAAAGGCAGGGCGCGACGGTCACCGGCGCCACGGTCAACACCACCGGCGCCTTCGCCTTTCGCGCAACCAGGGTCGGCGCGGACACATTCCTCGCCGGCGTCATCCGCATGGTGGAGCAGGCCCAGGGCGCAAAGCTGCCCATCCAGGCTCTCGCGGATAAGGTCACGGGCGTCTTCGTGCCGGTCGTCCTCGCCATAGCGGCGGCGACCTTCGCCATATGGATGCTGATCGGCCCCGAGCCCAGGCTGAGCTACGCCCTGGTCAACGCGGTGAGTGTGCTCATCATCGCCTGCCCCTGCGCGATGGGCCTCGCCACCCCGGCCGCCATCATGACCGGCACGGGCCGCGCCGCAGAGCTGGGCGTTCTGTTCCGCAAGGGCGAGGCTTTACAGACGCTCCGCGACGTTGCGCTGATCGCCTTCGACAAGACCGGCACCGTGACCCTCGGCAAGCCGCAGCTGACCGATTTCGTGACCGCTCCCAAGGCTAAGAAGGACAAGGTTCTCGCGCTCGTCGCCAGCGTCGAGGCGCTTTCCGAACATCCCCTCGCCCGCGCCCTGGTGGAAGCGGCCAAAGCCCAGGGGCTCGCGGTCTCGCCCTGCTCCAAATTCGTCTCGGTCCCGGGCATGGGCGTCTCCGGCGTCGTCGGCAAGAAGAAGATCGCCGTCGGCGCCGCGCGCTACATGGATTCGCTCCGCTTCGACGCCGGAATTTTCGCGGCCGAGGCGTCCCGCCTGTCGGCGGAAGGCAAGACTCCACTCTACGCCGCGGTCGACGGCGCGGTGGCAGCCCTGCTTTGCGTGGCGGACGCGGTCAAACCCACCAGCGCCGACGCGATCGCGGCCCTCCACGACATGGGCGTCGCTTCGGCGATGATCACCGGCGACGCGGAAAAGCCCGCGCAAGCCATCGCCGCCCGGGTCGGGATCGACCGGGTGATCGCCGGCGTCCTGCCCGACGGCAAGGTGGAATCCCTGAAAAGACTGCGCCAGGATAAAAAAATCGCCTTCGTCGGCGACGGCGTGAACGACGCGCCCGCGCTTGCGGCGGCCGACGCGGGCATAGCGATCGGCGCCGGCGCGGATGTCGCGATCGAGGCCGCGGACGTCGTGCTGATGTCCGGGGATCTCGCAAAGGTTCCCGCCGCCCTGGCGATCTCCCGGGCCACGATGCGCAATATCGCGCAAAACCTGTTCTGGGCCTTCGCCTATAATGTGATTCTGATACCCGTCGCGGCGGGAGCGCTCTATCCGGTGAACGGAACGCTGCTGTCGCCGATGCTGGGCGCGGGAGCGATGGCTCTCTCCAGCGTCTTCGTCATCAGCAATGCGCTGCGCCTGCGCCGTTTCCAGCCGCCCCATGTCGGCCCGGACCTCACCCATATTTCGCGAATCGAATCGCCCGAACCAAAGAAAGAAGAGGAGAATCAAATGAGCGCGACCTTCGACGTGAAGGAGATGAGCTGCGGCAATTGCGTGAAGCACGTCACCAAGGCGGTGCAGGCGGCGCAGCCGGGCGCCGAGGTGAAAGTGGATCTCGCCACCGGAAAAGTCGAGGTTTCGCCCGCTCCCAAGGACCCCGAGGCGCTGGCGCAGATCATCACCGACGCGGGTTACCCCGCCAAACTGTCACAATAA
- a CDS encoding methyltransferase family protein gives MIPPSKESDVPPSSIPWPPLLFIAVIIAGRLLQQFFPAPLIPPELGHVAGALLVSLGVANDIWCAMTLRRRRTTILPHRSASALVTSGPFRYSRNPIYVSELALTLGLGLLLRSLWMVLLTPLLSLALTKLAIEPEERHLERKFGAEFQQYAARTPRWL, from the coding sequence TTGATCCCTCCCAGCAAAGAAAGCGACGTCCCGCCCTCCAGCATCCCCTGGCCGCCCCTGCTTTTCATCGCGGTCATCATCGCCGGACGGCTGCTGCAGCAATTCTTTCCGGCCCCCTTGATTCCGCCTGAACTGGGCCATGTCGCGGGAGCTCTGCTGGTCTCGCTTGGGGTCGCCAACGACATCTGGTGCGCCATGACCTTGAGACGCCGCCGGACGACCATACTCCCCCATCGATCCGCGTCGGCGCTCGTGACCAGCGGGCCGTTTCGCTATTCCCGCAACCCGATATACGTCTCGGAGCTGGCCCTGACGCTCGGCCTCGGGCTGCTGCTGCGTTCGCTGTGGATGGTCCTGCTCACGCCGCTGCTGTCTCTTGCTCTGACGAAACTGGCGATCGAGCCGGAGGAACGACATCTGGAACGGAAATTCGGAGCCGAATTCCAGCAATACGCCGCGCGCACGCCCCGCTGGCTCTAA
- a CDS encoding 8-amino-7-oxononanoate synthase, whose product MTTKADNSDFLAPFAADLDALAARDRLRALAPRAGCDFASNDYLGLAESQIYRDAASAALARGVPLGAGGSRLLRGNHPEHEALEQEAARFFGAEAALFFGAGFAANEALFSTLPQRGDLILYDELIHASAHEGMRLSRAESRPVRHNDPAAFEEAIKCAAADRIWIAVESLYSMDGDTAPLAELADIALRRGAFLVVDEAHATGVFGPGGRGLAHGLEGRDNVVTVHTCGKALGLSGALVCLPLVMRDFLVNRCRQFIFATAPSPLLAASVRAALGIIEAADDRRAALAQRVTRARDLLRLATGAEPSSTQIQPVIVGSDARALALAGRMQAQGYDIRAIRPPTVPRGTSRLRISLTLNPRDDEIDAMIALLGREMERLAP is encoded by the coding sequence ATGACCACAAAAGCCGACAACTCCGATTTCCTCGCGCCTTTCGCCGCCGACCTCGATGCGCTGGCGGCTCGCGACCGGCTCCGCGCGCTGGCGCCTCGGGCAGGCTGCGATTTCGCCTCCAACGACTATCTGGGCCTGGCGGAGTCTCAGATTTATCGTGATGCGGCGAGCGCCGCGCTGGCTCGGGGCGTCCCGCTCGGCGCCGGCGGCTCGCGATTGCTGAGGGGGAATCATCCCGAGCACGAAGCGCTGGAACAGGAGGCGGCCCGGTTTTTCGGCGCCGAGGCGGCGCTGTTTTTCGGGGCGGGATTCGCCGCCAACGAGGCGTTGTTCTCCACCCTGCCGCAGCGGGGCGATCTGATCCTCTACGACGAACTCATTCACGCCAGCGCCCATGAGGGCATGCGCCTGTCGCGGGCTGAAAGCCGGCCGGTCAGGCACAACGACCCCGCAGCTTTCGAAGAGGCCATAAAATGCGCCGCGGCCGACCGCATCTGGATCGCGGTCGAAAGCCTCTACAGCATGGACGGCGACACGGCGCCGCTGGCCGAGCTCGCCGACATCGCCCTTCGGCGCGGCGCCTTCCTCGTGGTCGACGAAGCCCATGCGACGGGTGTGTTCGGGCCGGGCGGACGCGGCCTCGCCCATGGCCTGGAGGGGCGGGACAATGTCGTTACGGTGCACACCTGCGGCAAGGCGCTGGGCCTTTCCGGCGCGCTGGTCTGCCTGCCGCTCGTAATGAGAGATTTCCTCGTCAACCGTTGCCGCCAATTCATCTTCGCGACGGCGCCGTCGCCTTTGCTCGCCGCTTCGGTCCGCGCCGCTCTTGGGATAATCGAAGCCGCCGACGACAGGCGCGCGGCTCTGGCGCAGCGCGTGACGCGCGCGCGCGATCTGTTGCGGCTTGCGACCGGCGCCGAGCCTTCCTCGACGCAAATACAGCCCGTGATCGTCGGCTCCGACGCAAGAGCGCTGGCGCTCGCGGGGAGAATGCAGGCGCAAGGCTATGACATCCGCGCGATTCGTCCGCCGACGGTTCCGCGCGGCACGTCGCGCCTGCGTATCTCCCTGACCCTCAACCCGCGCGACGACGAAATCGACGCCATGATCGCCCTGCTCGGGCGAGAGATGGAGAGGCTTGCGCCATGA
- the bioD gene encoding dethiobiotin synthase: MSRRIVVAGTDTGVGKTVFSAALAAALDGYYWKPVQAGLESESDSQCVARLSGLPPERILPEAWRFRTPASPHYAARLDGAVIDPARLDPPRCPAPLVIETAGGVMTPLTLKAPTIDVLERWGFPVVVVARTSLGTINHSLLTIEALRRRGIPVLGVAFVGEPNLESEAAIAAMSGAKDLGRLALLARLDSENLRAAFARGFVVEDFL; the protein is encoded by the coding sequence ATGAGCCGCCGCATCGTCGTCGCCGGAACCGACACGGGCGTCGGCAAGACGGTGTTCTCGGCCGCGCTCGCGGCGGCTCTCGACGGCTATTACTGGAAGCCGGTGCAGGCGGGCCTCGAAAGCGAAAGCGATTCGCAATGCGTCGCGCGTCTGTCGGGCCTGCCGCCGGAGCGCATCCTGCCCGAGGCCTGGCGCTTCAGGACTCCCGCCTCGCCCCATTACGCCGCGCGTCTCGACGGCGCCGTCATCGATCCGGCGCGACTCGATCCTCCCCGATGTCCTGCGCCGCTCGTCATCGAGACCGCGGGGGGCGTCATGACGCCGCTGACGCTGAAGGCTCCGACCATCGACGTCCTCGAGCGCTGGGGTTTTCCGGTCGTCGTCGTGGCGCGCACGTCGCTCGGAACCATCAATCACAGCCTGCTGACGATCGAGGCCCTGCGGCGCCGGGGGATTCCCGTGCTCGGCGTCGCCTTCGTCGGCGAGCCGAACCTCGAATCCGAGGCGGCGATCGCGGCGATGTCGGGCGCAAAGGACCTCGGGCGACTGGCTTTGCTCGCTCGCCTCGACAGCGAGAATCTCCGCGCCGCTTTCGCGCGCGGCTTCGTCGTCGAAGACTTTTTATAG
- a CDS encoding adenosylmethionine--8-amino-7-oxononanoate transaminase: MTLVTQSPVWRPFTQHGLQPGAVKIARAQGSWLEAEDGSRFLDAISSWWVITHGHCRPEIMQAIRDQSERLDQVIFAGFTHEPAERLARRLVEITPAGLDYVFYSDSGSTSVEVALKMALGFWRNRGEPRTRILALEHGYHGDTVGTMSAGARSAFNASYEPLLFDVTRIPFPTQGREQDSLDALEAACKAKPAALVVEPLILGAGGMLIYSPETLREMREICRRHDVLFIADEVMTGFGRTGTLFACEQAGVVPDIACYSKGITGGALPLAVTMCKSDIFDAHYSTDRSRAFFHSSSFNANPIACAAALANLEIWEKDETPRRVARLCALQEQGVARFRGDDRFSNVRRLGTITALDLRCREEGYLATIGLDLMRFFNDRGLLLRPLGRTIYVLPPYCTTGEELDLVYAAIAEAASRFG; encoded by the coding sequence ATGACTCTCGTAACGCAGTCGCCGGTGTGGCGGCCCTTCACCCAGCATGGCCTGCAGCCCGGCGCCGTGAAAATCGCGCGGGCGCAAGGGAGCTGGCTGGAGGCCGAAGACGGCTCGCGATTTCTCGACGCCATCTCCTCGTGGTGGGTGATCACGCACGGTCATTGCCGGCCGGAGATCATGCAGGCGATCAGGGATCAGAGCGAGCGGCTCGATCAGGTCATTTTCGCCGGCTTCACCCACGAGCCGGCCGAGCGGCTGGCGCGGCGTCTCGTGGAGATCACGCCGGCGGGCCTCGATTATGTGTTCTATTCCGACAGCGGCTCCACCAGCGTCGAGGTCGCGCTCAAAATGGCGTTGGGGTTCTGGCGCAACCGCGGGGAGCCGCGCACGCGCATCCTCGCGCTGGAGCACGGCTATCACGGCGACACCGTGGGCACGATGTCGGCGGGCGCGCGCTCCGCCTTCAACGCCAGCTACGAGCCTCTGCTTTTCGACGTGACGCGCATACCCTTTCCCACGCAGGGCAGGGAACAGGACAGTCTCGATGCGCTGGAGGCCGCGTGCAAGGCGAAACCCGCCGCCCTGGTGGTCGAGCCCCTGATCCTCGGCGCAGGCGGCATGCTGATCTATTCGCCCGAGACGCTGCGCGAGATGCGGGAGATCTGCCGGCGCCATGACGTGCTTTTCATCGCCGACGAGGTGATGACCGGCTTCGGGCGGACCGGAACGCTTTTCGCCTGCGAACAGGCCGGGGTCGTTCCCGATATCGCCTGCTACTCCAAGGGCATTACCGGCGGCGCGCTTCCTCTGGCCGTGACCATGTGCAAGAGCGACATTTTCGACGCGCATTATTCCACCGATCGCTCGCGCGCATTTTTCCACTCCAGTTCCTTCAACGCCAATCCGATCGCCTGCGCCGCCGCGCTGGCCAATCTGGAGATATGGGAAAAGGACGAGACGCCCCGGCGCGTGGCGCGGCTCTGCGCATTGCAGGAACAGGGCGTCGCGCGTTTCCGAGGCGATGATCGCTTCTCGAATGTGCGCCGGCTCGGCACGATAACGGCGCTCGATCTTCGCTGCCGCGAAGAAGGCTATCTTGCGACGATCGGGCTGGATCTCATGCGCTTCTTCAACGACCGCGGCCTGCTGCTGCGCCCGCTGGGGCGGACGATTTATGTGCTTCCGCCTTATTGCACGACGGGCGAGGAGCTAGACCTCGTCTATGCGGCGATAGCGGAGGCGGCCTCCAGGTTCGGCTGA
- a CDS encoding helix-turn-helix transcriptional regulator: MTLMDLTIQDEIHRLWDELADYGANQSGEAVTRLMQRLCGYGDAWNATWAGAIRLDGDRDDPLGGWRVGAVQALQPIAPHPDEGHFREILRIWDRREIDPSFLLPMRDVGKFRAYSFRRDLPEEWFESSFYRHHYASVGVFDAAFVAFPLNDDSESHFGFYSGRAFTDKEIELFSYALRGIKWFHRHLMLGRGLLVASTTLTAAERRVLNFLLTDTSEKDIGRQLSMASSTVHQYVIQIYRKFGVNSRAGLMSLWLNRAG, encoded by the coding sequence ATGACCCTGATGGACTTAACGATCCAGGACGAGATTCATCGCTTGTGGGACGAGTTGGCCGATTACGGGGCGAATCAGTCCGGTGAAGCCGTCACGCGTCTTATGCAGCGCCTTTGCGGCTACGGCGATGCGTGGAACGCCACATGGGCGGGCGCGATTCGCCTCGATGGCGATCGCGACGATCCTCTAGGCGGTTGGCGTGTCGGCGCCGTACAGGCGCTTCAGCCTATCGCCCCGCATCCCGATGAAGGTCACTTCCGGGAAATCCTTCGAATTTGGGACCGCCGCGAGATCGACCCGTCTTTTCTTCTTCCGATGCGGGACGTCGGCAAATTCCGAGCCTATTCTTTTAGAAGGGATCTGCCCGAAGAATGGTTTGAATCGTCGTTCTATCGACATCACTACGCCTCCGTGGGCGTCTTCGACGCCGCCTTCGTCGCATTTCCATTGAACGACGACAGTGAGTCGCACTTCGGCTTCTATTCCGGCAGAGCCTTCACCGACAAAGAAATCGAGCTGTTCAGCTACGCGCTTCGGGGGATCAAATGGTTTCATCGCCATCTGATGCTCGGTCGGGGGTTGCTGGTTGCGTCCACGACGCTGACCGCTGCGGAGCGAAGGGTTTTGAATTTTCTGCTGACCGACACGTCGGAGAAGGATATCGGCCGTCAACTGTCCATGGCGTCTTCCACCGTCCATCAATACGTCATCCAGATTTATCGCAAATTTGGCGTCAACAGCCGAGCCGGCCTGATGAGCCTGTGGCTGAACCGCGCCGGTTGA
- a CDS encoding AMP-binding protein: MTGVTIENDPYATRPWLASYPAYALPDIDEKSYSTLVAMFRTAVDDFADRPAIDCFGKSQTYRELSAAAEAVGSWLQSRGLKKGDRVAIMSPNLASYPAVIYGVFLAGGVVVNVNPLYKPHELEHQINDSGARFIFVLENFAHTVAEAWPSMKIEQAILLAPGDLLGLKGMIVNAVSRWVKRAVPSFRLPGSIPFSEVIEAGRRRPLEHVETSRDDIAFLQYTGGTTGVAKGAVLLHRNVASNVEQAVAWLRPVTNDQQIMVTALPLYHIFGLTACCLTMARIGACCLMIPNPRDIGGFVKTLRGARFTMISGVNTLYAGLADHKDFGKVDFSALVFCLSGGMATLDATARKWKQITGKPIVEGYGLSETSPLVCLNQLGLDEFSGAIGYPSASTYVTLRSEKDGAPVPFGESGELCVKGPQVMAGYWKRPKDTAEAMTVDGFFRTGDIAVMKPDGSFKIVDRLKDMILVSGFNVYPNEIENELALHPQVKEVAVIGVPDPHSGEAPMAFVVPREGDLDEKELREFLHERLTGYKRPKYYAFRDSLPKSTVGKILRRELRDEYMNRGAKAAKAGRAAGAA; the protein is encoded by the coding sequence ATGACCGGCGTTACGATCGAGAACGACCCCTATGCCACCCGACCATGGCTTGCCTCTTATCCGGCCTACGCTCTCCCAGACATCGACGAGAAAAGCTATTCCACGCTCGTCGCGATGTTCAGGACCGCAGTCGACGATTTCGCTGATCGGCCGGCGATCGACTGCTTTGGAAAGAGCCAGACCTATCGCGAGCTTTCCGCAGCCGCGGAGGCGGTCGGCTCCTGGCTTCAGTCGCGGGGACTGAAAAAAGGCGACCGCGTCGCAATCATGTCGCCCAATCTCGCGAGCTACCCGGCGGTCATCTACGGCGTGTTCCTGGCCGGCGGCGTCGTCGTAAACGTCAATCCGCTCTACAAGCCGCATGAGCTCGAGCACCAGATCAACGACTCGGGCGCGCGCTTTATCTTCGTGCTCGAAAATTTCGCCCATACCGTCGCGGAGGCCTGGCCCTCGATGAAAATCGAGCAGGCCATATTGCTGGCTCCAGGAGATCTGCTCGGGCTCAAGGGAATGATCGTCAACGCCGTGTCGCGTTGGGTGAAGCGGGCGGTCCCCTCGTTCCGCCTGCCCGGTTCGATTCCCTTCTCCGAAGTAATCGAAGCCGGTCGCCGCCGGCCGCTGGAACATGTGGAAACATCCCGGGACGATATCGCCTTCCTGCAATATACCGGGGGCACCACCGGAGTGGCCAAGGGTGCGGTCCTGCTGCACCGGAACGTGGCCTCCAATGTGGAGCAGGCGGTGGCCTGGCTGCGGCCGGTCACCAATGACCAGCAGATCATGGTCACGGCTCTGCCGCTTTATCATATCTTCGGCCTGACGGCCTGCTGCCTCACTATGGCGCGGATCGGCGCTTGCTGCCTCATGATCCCCAATCCGCGCGATATCGGAGGATTCGTGAAGACTTTGCGCGGCGCGCGCTTCACCATGATCTCGGGGGTCAACACCCTTTATGCCGGGCTCGCCGACCACAAGGATTTCGGGAAAGTCGATTTTTCCGCGCTGGTGTTCTGCCTCTCGGGCGGCATGGCGACGCTCGACGCCACCGCCCGCAAATGGAAGCAGATAACCGGCAAGCCGATCGTCGAAGGCTATGGCCTTTCCGAAACCTCGCCGCTGGTCTGCCTCAATCAGCTGGGGCTCGACGAATTCTCCGGGGCCATCGGCTATCCGTCGGCTTCGACCTACGTGACCCTGAGATCCGAGAAAGACGGCGCTCCGGTCCCCTTCGGCGAATCGGGGGAGCTCTGCGTGAAGGGTCCGCAGGTGATGGCCGGCTATTGGAAGCGGCCGAAGGACACCGCCGAAGCGATGACCGTGGACGGATTCTTCCGCACGGGAGACATCGCCGTGATGAAACCGGACGGGTCATTCAAGATCGTCGACCGTCTCAAGGACATGATTCTGGTTTCCGGCTTCAACGTCTACCCCAACGAAATCGAAAACGAGCTCGCGCTTCATCCGCAAGTGAAGGAAGTCGCCGTCATCGGCGTGCCAGATCCTCATTCCGGCGAAGCGCCGATGGCCTTTGTCGTTCCGCGCGAGGGGGATCTCGACGAGAAGGAACTGCGGGAATTTCTGCACGAGCGTCTCACCGGCTACAAACGTCCCAAATATTATGCATTCAGGGATAGCCTGCCCAAGAGCACGGTCGGCAAGATCCTGCGCCGCGAATTGAGGGACGAATATATGAACCGCGGGGCGAAGGCGGCAAAGGCAGGTCGCGCCGCAGGCGCAGCCTAG
- a CDS encoding nickel/cobalt transporter: MSRRSRRFVIALALAAAAAAIALASPEAFAQSGRNPFAIAGGESAGAASGFAGLVLSWQNKFHQELQAAAKALKTSPEAFWTLAGASLFYGVFHAAGPGHGKAVLASYMIASRAALGRGMALAALAALLQGAVAIALVGAAAIVFGATATQMKWAAANIELASYAAIAVLGASLVWKKGAAFLAAAHTPPLPRASTVFCCEAVGDPAHIHSDACGHFHIPDAAALESGFSWGDALGTIVAAGLRPCSGAILILVFTLAQGRFLTGVAAVLLMSAGTAATTGALAAAAVYARETARRFSSPESRRAKLAGAGAQLLAAVAVLILGLALLVGSAPGGGA, translated from the coding sequence ATGAGTCGTAGATCGCGCCGCTTTGTGATCGCTCTGGCGCTCGCAGCCGCCGCGGCGGCGATCGCGCTGGCGTCTCCCGAAGCCTTCGCCCAATCTGGGCGCAATCCTTTCGCCATCGCCGGCGGAGAATCGGCCGGCGCGGCGAGCGGCTTCGCCGGCCTCGTCCTGTCGTGGCAGAACAAATTCCACCAGGAGCTGCAGGCTGCGGCCAAGGCGCTGAAAACCAGCCCGGAAGCTTTTTGGACCCTGGCGGGGGCGAGCCTTTTTTACGGCGTATTCCACGCCGCGGGCCCCGGCCACGGCAAGGCCGTGCTCGCGTCCTACATGATCGCCAGCCGCGCCGCGCTCGGGCGCGGGATGGCGCTGGCCGCGCTGGCCGCGCTCTTGCAGGGCGCCGTCGCAATAGCGCTCGTCGGAGCGGCGGCGATCGTATTCGGGGCCACCGCCACCCAGATGAAATGGGCCGCGGCGAACATCGAACTCGCGAGCTACGCCGCAATCGCCGTCCTCGGCGCGAGCCTCGTCTGGAAAAAAGGCGCGGCCTTTCTTGCTGCGGCGCACACGCCTCCCCTCCCCCGGGCGTCGACCGTCTTCTGCTGCGAGGCCGTGGGCGATCCCGCCCATATTCATTCGGACGCCTGCGGACATTTCCACATCCCCGACGCCGCCGCGCTCGAAAGCGGCTTCTCCTGGGGCGACGCGCTCGGAACCATCGTCGCCGCCGGCTTGCGGCCCTGCTCGGGCGCCATTCTCATCCTCGTCTTCACGCTGGCCCAGGGCCGCTTTCTAACTGGCGTGGCCGCCGTCCTGCTGATGTCGGCGGGAACCGCCGCGACGACGGGCGCCCTGGCGGCGGCGGCGGTCTATGCTCGCGAGACGGCGAGACGCTTCAGTTCGCCGGAGAGCCGCCGCGCAAAACTCGCCGGCGCGGGCGCGCAGCTGCTGGCGGCCGTGGCTGTGTTGATATTGGGTCTCGCCCTGCTCGTCGGTTCGGCGCCCGGAGGGGGCGCCTGA
- a CDS encoding DUF1007 family protein: MWLGLVRGADAHPHVWVAVRSEVAFGPDGKILGVRHAWEFDEMYSAFAVQGLGKNGKPPTREELAPLAKTNVESLAEFEFFTFAKQGGSKLKFKEPVDVTLESDDKKIVTLRFLLPLETPVPAQKPFSFQVYDPTYFVSFGFEKQNPVTLSKAPAGCSVSTMEPKPLAADENKKLSEAFFQNFSPGADFGVKLATRVIVACP; this comes from the coding sequence ATGTGGCTGGGCCTCGTCCGCGGCGCCGACGCGCATCCCCATGTCTGGGTGGCGGTCAGGAGCGAGGTGGCCTTCGGGCCCGACGGCAAGATCCTCGGCGTGCGCCACGCCTGGGAATTCGACGAAATGTACTCGGCTTTCGCGGTCCAGGGCCTCGGCAAGAACGGCAAGCCGCCGACCCGCGAGGAGCTCGCGCCTCTCGCCAAAACCAATGTGGAATCGCTGGCCGAATTCGAGTTTTTCACTTTCGCCAAACAGGGCGGCTCCAAACTCAAGTTCAAGGAGCCGGTGGACGTCACGCTGGAGTCCGACGACAAGAAGATCGTCACGCTTCGCTTCCTGCTGCCGCTCGAAACGCCGGTCCCGGCGCAAAAGCCGTTTTCGTTCCAGGTCTACGACCCGACCTATTTCGTTTCCTTCGGCTTCGAGAAGCAGAATCCGGTGACGCTCTCAAAAGCGCCGGCGGGCTGTTCCGTCAGCACGATGGAGCCGAAGCCCCTCGCGGCCGACGAAAACAAGAAACTCTCCGAAGCCTTCTTTCAGAATTTCTCTCCCGGGGCCGATTTCGGCGTGAAGCTGGCGACACGCGTGATCGTGGCCTGCCCATGA